The following coding sequences are from one Collimonas arenae window:
- the radC gene encoding RadC family protein, whose translation MAITDWPTDQRPRERLLKHGPQALSDAELLAVFLRVGVAGKSAVDLGREMTLHFGSLNGLFSASLSDFSAINGLGPAKFAQLQAVLELGRRSLAEELENGNSFNSPAAVKQYLQLQLMNKAHESFLVLFLDVKNRLICADELFRGTLSHTSVYPREVVKAALSHNAASVMLAHNHPSGTMEPSSADFSLTHTLKQALDLVGVRVLDHFIVAGTRVYSFAEHGQL comes from the coding sequence ATGGCAATTACCGATTGGCCCACAGATCAACGACCACGCGAACGCTTGCTCAAGCACGGCCCCCAAGCGCTTTCCGACGCAGAACTCCTCGCTGTGTTCCTGCGCGTGGGAGTGGCCGGCAAAAGCGCGGTAGACCTGGGGCGCGAAATGACCCTGCACTTCGGCTCGCTGAATGGCCTGTTTTCCGCTTCGCTCAGCGACTTCTCCGCCATCAACGGTCTCGGTCCGGCTAAATTTGCTCAACTGCAAGCTGTGCTTGAGCTGGGCAGGCGCTCGCTTGCGGAAGAGCTTGAAAACGGCAACAGCTTCAACTCGCCCGCTGCTGTGAAGCAATACTTGCAGCTCCAGCTGATGAACAAGGCGCATGAGTCTTTTCTTGTTTTGTTCCTGGATGTCAAGAATCGACTGATCTGCGCAGATGAATTGTTTCGCGGCACCCTGTCGCACACCAGTGTTTATCCGCGCGAAGTGGTCAAAGCCGCACTTTCGCACAACGCCGCCAGCGTGATGCTGGCCCACAACCACCCCTCCGGCACCATGGAGCCGAGCAGCGCCGACTTCAGCTTGACCCATACCCTGAAACAGGCGCTGGATCTGGTTGGCGTTCGTGTACTAGACCATTTCATCGTGGCAGGAACACGGGTTTATTCATTCGCAGAGCACGGCCAACTATGA
- the rpmG gene encoding 50S ribosomal protein L33 encodes MAKSGRDKIKLESTAGTGHFYTTTKNKRTTPEKMSIMKFDPKARKHVEYKETKIK; translated from the coding sequence ATGGCGAAATCAGGCCGCGACAAAATCAAGCTGGAATCGACCGCAGGTACTGGTCATTTCTACACAACGACAAAGAACAAGCGTACGACGCCGGAAAAAATGTCGATCATGAAATTTGATCCGAAGGCACGTAAGCATGTTGAATACAAAGAGACCAAGATCAAGTAA
- a CDS encoding RsmB/NOP family class I SAM-dependent RNA methyltransferase, with translation MRLPPAIIGHTEEVLREILRFTGPADGTLSRYFRDHPKLGSRERGVIAEAVYGLLRNKSIYTSFAESGNGPTMRRMTLLGLADAVGVESLGGLSDEETEWLTRVGEIDRSLMPALMRSNLPQWLFDKLVARDGEAAALQLADAMNQPAPLDLRVNSLKANREEVVATLAEAPILCEPTPYAPLGLRVIKKPALQNLPLFKSGAIEVQDEGSQLLAQIVGAKRGEMVVDFCAGAGGKTLALGATMRNTGRLYAFDVSDKRLAKLKPRMARSGLSNIHPVLIAHENDGKVKRLAGKIDRVLVDAPCSGLGTLRRNPDVKWRQTPEAIAEMNVKQIAILSSAARLVKSGGRLVYGTCSLLDEENEAIAAQFLASHEDFSLVPMKDVLAEQKIPLEMGDYLKLLPHQHQTDGFFAAVFVRK, from the coding sequence ATGAGATTGCCTCCAGCGATCATCGGTCACACCGAAGAAGTCCTGCGCGAAATTTTACGTTTTACCGGCCCCGCCGATGGCACCTTGTCGCGCTATTTCCGCGACCATCCGAAGCTCGGTTCGCGCGAGCGCGGCGTGATTGCCGAAGCGGTCTACGGCTTGTTGCGCAACAAGTCGATCTATACTAGCTTTGCCGAATCCGGCAACGGCCCAACCATGCGCCGCATGACCTTGCTGGGCCTAGCCGATGCAGTCGGCGTTGAGTCGCTGGGCGGCCTGTCCGATGAAGAAACCGAATGGCTGACGCGGGTCGGTGAAATCGACCGCAGCCTGATGCCGGCGCTGATGCGCTCCAACCTGCCGCAATGGCTGTTCGATAAGCTGGTTGCGCGCGATGGCGAAGCGGCCGCATTGCAATTGGCGGACGCGATGAATCAGCCGGCGCCGCTGGATCTGCGCGTCAATTCGCTCAAGGCCAATCGTGAAGAAGTCGTGGCGACATTGGCGGAAGCGCCGATCCTGTGTGAACCAACACCTTACGCGCCGCTGGGTTTGCGCGTGATCAAGAAGCCGGCATTGCAAAACCTGCCACTGTTCAAGAGCGGCGCCATCGAAGTGCAGGACGAGGGTAGCCAGTTGCTGGCGCAAATCGTCGGCGCCAAGCGTGGCGAAATGGTGGTCGATTTCTGCGCCGGCGCCGGCGGCAAGACATTGGCGCTGGGCGCCACCATGCGCAACACAGGTCGTTTGTATGCGTTCGACGTGTCCGACAAGCGCCTGGCGAAACTGAAGCCACGCATGGCACGTAGCGGTTTGTCGAATATCCATCCGGTGCTGATCGCACATGAGAATGACGGCAAGGTAAAGCGTCTGGCCGGCAAGATCGATCGCGTGCTGGTGGATGCGCCTTGTAGCGGTCTCGGAACCCTGCGCCGCAATCCTGACGTCAAATGGCGTCAGACGCCGGAAGCAATTGCCGAGATGAACGTCAAGCAAATTGCGATCTTGTCGAGCGCCGCGCGTCTGGTGAAATCCGGCGGCCGCCTGGTGTACGGCACTTGCAGTTTGCTTGATGAAGAAAACGAGGCGATTGCTGCGCAGTTCCTGGCAAGCCATGAAGACTTTTCCTTGGTGCCGATGAAAGATGTGTTAGCTGAACAAAAGATACCCCTGGAAATGGGCGATTATCTGAAGCTGCTGCCGCATCAGCATCAAACCGATGGTTTCTTTGCCGCAGTATTCGTGCGCAAGTAA
- a CDS encoding FKBP-type peptidyl-prolyl cis-trans isomerase, with translation MPNSSLPVVTEASYLTLHYRLASQDGEDIVSTFKESPATLQFGMGQLAPFLEACLLGLPEGTHRTFELPPEQAFGPRNPELIQRVSRATLRQNSQLGEEYRVGDLVEFAAPGGGQFAGVLREIDEQGALFDFNHPLAGQPVQFEVKIIGIL, from the coding sequence ATGCCTAATTCATCCCTTCCAGTCGTCACCGAAGCATCTTACTTAACCTTGCACTATCGCCTGGCATCGCAGGATGGTGAAGACATTGTCAGTACCTTCAAAGAGTCGCCGGCCACACTGCAGTTCGGCATGGGGCAATTGGCGCCGTTTCTGGAGGCCTGCTTGCTGGGTCTGCCGGAAGGCACGCACCGCACCTTCGAGCTACCGCCAGAGCAGGCTTTCGGTCCGCGCAATCCGGAATTGATCCAGCGCGTATCACGTGCCACCTTGCGTCAGAATTCTCAACTGGGAGAAGAGTATCGTGTTGGTGACCTGGTGGAATTTGCGGCGCCAGGCGGCGGTCAGTTTGCCGGTGTGCTGCGAGAGATTGATGAGCAAGGCGCCTTGTTCGATTTTAATCATCCGCTGGCTGGCCAACCGGTGCAGTTTGAAGTAAAGATCATCGGCATTTTGTAA
- a CDS encoding barstar family protein has translation MSLFKTVPPNVVQSIRAFRVTDLQAEAAHLGQHFLYAYCAEATTKQQVLANIAQAFHFPRHFGKNFDALKDCLTDLAYKAGPQPGFIVVIEQLPNTPKFDREAREILLDVFRDSADFWAGKKVAFRVFYSFQ, from the coding sequence ATGAGTTTGTTTAAAACCGTACCGCCAAATGTAGTGCAGTCCATCCGCGCCTTCCGTGTGACCGACCTGCAGGCGGAAGCTGCCCATCTCGGGCAGCACTTCCTGTATGCATACTGTGCGGAAGCGACGACTAAACAGCAGGTGTTGGCCAATATCGCCCAGGCTTTTCATTTCCCCAGGCATTTCGGCAAGAATTTTGACGCCTTGAAAGACTGTCTGACTGACCTGGCCTACAAGGCCGGTCCGCAACCGGGCTTCATCGTGGTCATCGAACAATTGCCGAACACCCCCAAATTCGACCGCGAAGCACGCGAGATATTGCTTGATGTGTTCCGCGACAGCGCCGACTTCTGGGCCGGCAAAAAAGTTGCTTTTCGCGTTTTCTATTCATTTCAGTAG
- a CDS encoding branched-chain amino acid ABC transporter permease: MDIFIQQVINGLVLGSMYALIALGYTMVYGVLNLINFAHGDILMIGAMVGLSILKLLQHVAPGLPGIVQLVIAIIGAIPICVIVSLIIERVAYRPLRNAPRLAPLITAIGVSILLQTFAMMIWGRSPLPVPQVMPSDPVHIFGALISPTQIMLLVLAAASMFGLVLLVEKTKMGRAMRATAENPRVAGLMGVDSNRVIVMTFAIGAALAAVAGVMWGANYSSAQFAMGFVPGLKAFSAAVLGGIGNIYGAMLGGILLGLIESLGAGYIGDLTGNFFGSNYQDIFAFIVLIIVLTLRPSGIMGERVADRA; encoded by the coding sequence ATGGATATCTTTATCCAACAAGTTATCAACGGCTTGGTGCTGGGAAGCATGTATGCGTTGATTGCCCTCGGTTATACGATGGTATATGGCGTGCTGAACCTGATTAACTTCGCTCATGGCGACATTTTGATGATCGGGGCGATGGTTGGCCTGTCGATCCTCAAGCTGTTGCAGCATGTTGCGCCCGGCCTGCCTGGGATTGTCCAGCTCGTCATCGCTATCATTGGCGCGATTCCAATCTGCGTTATCGTCAGCCTGATCATTGAGCGGGTCGCTTATCGCCCCCTGCGCAATGCGCCGCGGCTGGCGCCGCTGATCACTGCGATCGGCGTTTCCATTTTGCTGCAGACTTTTGCCATGATGATCTGGGGCCGCAGCCCGCTGCCGGTCCCGCAGGTCATGCCTTCTGATCCGGTACATATCTTCGGCGCCCTGATTTCACCTACCCAGATCATGCTGCTGGTGTTGGCTGCCGCCTCGATGTTTGGCCTTGTGCTGCTGGTGGAAAAGACCAAGATGGGGCGTGCGATGCGCGCCACTGCTGAGAATCCGCGCGTTGCGGGCCTGATGGGCGTCGATTCGAATCGCGTCATCGTGATGACCTTCGCCATCGGCGCGGCGTTGGCTGCAGTCGCCGGGGTAATGTGGGGCGCCAACTATTCGTCGGCCCAGTTTGCGATGGGCTTCGTGCCCGGCCTGAAGGCCTTCTCGGCCGCGGTTCTCGGCGGTATCGGCAATATCTACGGCGCCATGCTGGGCGGTATCCTGCTCGGCCTGATTGAAAGCCTGGGCGCTGGCTATATCGGCGACCTGACCGGCAATTTCTTTGGCAGCAACTATCAGGATATCTTTGCATTCATCGTCCTGATTATCGTCTTGACCTTGCGTCCGTCCGGCATCATGGGCGAGCGTGTGGCTGACCGCGCCTGA
- a CDS encoding ribonuclease domain-containing protein, with the protein MMRNWALLLLGLLLSFQVFARESLPQDVVPVNQLPQEAQNTLSLIKQGGPFPYAKDGVVFGNYEGMLPRQRRGYYHEFTVKTPRARNRGARRIIAGGNPQTSGEYYYTDNHYQTFRRIQE; encoded by the coding sequence ATGATGCGTAACTGGGCGCTGCTTCTGCTTGGTTTGCTGCTTTCTTTTCAGGTTTTTGCCCGGGAATCCCTGCCGCAGGATGTCGTTCCCGTCAATCAGTTGCCACAGGAAGCGCAAAATACCTTAAGCCTTATCAAGCAAGGCGGGCCGTTTCCGTATGCCAAGGATGGCGTGGTATTCGGCAATTACGAGGGAATGCTGCCTAGGCAGCGGCGTGGGTATTATCACGAATTCACGGTCAAGACCCCGCGTGCGCGCAATCGCGGGGCGCGCCGGATCATTGCCGGTGGAAACCCTCAGACTTCTGGCGAGTATTACTATACTGACAATCATTATCAAACTTTCAGACGCATTCAAGAGTGA
- a CDS encoding ABC transporter permease subunit: MANFFDTKKNPTKAYTSLVALTILFMIFPFIAANFGNSWVRIMDFALLYIMLALGLNIVVGFAGLLDLGYIAFYAIGAYMTGLLASPQFASVLESFVNTYPAIGNFLVMICGPEIVQNGIHLSLWVIVPLGAALAGMFGAILGAPTLKLRGDYLAIVTLGFGEIIRIFMNNLNAPVNITNGPQGINLIDPIRIFGVSLAGERGSNATVYFGGFGMPSVNAYYFLFLVLCIAIIFISIRLQNSRLGRAWVAIREDEIAAKAMGINTRNMKLLAFSMGASFGGIAGAMFASFQGFVSPESFSLTESIAVLAMVVLGGMGHIPGVVLGGILLAALPEVLRHTVEPMQMAMFGKVLIDAEVLRQLLYGLAMVVIMLTRPAGLWPAPKHEDRPDADIDKPALATGVVEA, encoded by the coding sequence ATGGCTAATTTCTTCGACACCAAAAAGAACCCGACCAAGGCTTACACCAGCCTGGTCGCCTTGACGATCCTGTTCATGATCTTCCCGTTCATTGCCGCCAATTTCGGCAATTCCTGGGTGCGCATCATGGACTTCGCGTTGCTCTATATCATGCTGGCGCTGGGTCTCAACATCGTGGTCGGTTTCGCCGGCCTGCTGGATCTGGGCTACATCGCTTTCTATGCAATCGGCGCCTACATGACTGGCTTGCTGGCATCGCCGCAGTTTGCCTCAGTGCTGGAATCTTTCGTCAATACTTATCCCGCTATCGGTAATTTCCTTGTCATGATCTGTGGCCCGGAAATTGTGCAGAACGGCATCCACTTGTCATTGTGGGTCATCGTACCGCTGGGTGCGGCGTTAGCTGGCATGTTCGGGGCCATCCTCGGTGCTCCTACGCTCAAGCTGCGCGGCGACTACCTGGCTATCGTGACCCTGGGCTTCGGTGAAATCATCCGGATCTTCATGAACAACCTGAACGCGCCGGTGAATATCACCAACGGTCCGCAAGGGATCAACCTGATCGATCCGATCCGCATCTTCGGCGTTTCGCTGGCCGGTGAGCGCGGCTCCAATGCAACCGTGTATTTCGGCGGCTTCGGCATGCCTTCGGTGAACGCCTACTACTTCCTGTTCCTGGTGCTGTGCATAGCGATCATCTTCATCTCGATCCGCTTGCAGAATTCACGACTGGGCCGCGCCTGGGTGGCGATCCGCGAAGATGAAATCGCTGCCAAGGCGATGGGCATCAATACCCGCAACATGAAGTTGCTGGCGTTTTCCATGGGCGCTTCGTTCGGCGGTATCGCCGGCGCGATGTTTGCATCGTTCCAGGGCTTTGTGTCGCCGGAATCGTTTTCGCTGACCGAATCGATCGCGGTGTTGGCGATGGTGGTGCTGGGCGGCATGGGGCATATCCCAGGCGTCGTGCTGGGCGGCATCCTGCTGGCGGCATTGCCGGAAGTGTTGCGCCATACCGTGGAGCCGATGCAGATGGCGATGTTCGGCAAGGTGCTGATCGATGCGGAAGTGTTGCGCCAGTTGCTGTACGGCCTGGCGATGGTGGTCATCATGCTGACTCGCCCTGCTGGTTTGTGGCCTGCGCCCAAGCACGAGGATCGGCCGGATGCCGATATCGATAAACCTGCGCTGGCAACCGGCGTGGTAGAGGCATAA
- the rpmB gene encoding 50S ribosomal protein L28, giving the protein MARVCQVTGKGPMVGNNVSHANNKTKRRFLPNLQNRRIFVESENRWVSLRLSNAGLRVIDKIGIDAVLADLRARGEKV; this is encoded by the coding sequence ATGGCACGTGTCTGCCAAGTCACCGGGAAGGGGCCGATGGTCGGCAACAACGTTTCCCATGCAAACAACAAGACGAAACGTCGCTTTTTGCCTAACTTGCAAAATCGCCGCATTTTCGTTGAGTCTGAAAATCGCTGGGTCTCCCTGCGCTTGTCCAACGCCGGTCTGCGTGTAATCGACAAAATCGGCATCGATGCCGTGTTGGCCGATTTGCGCGCTCGTGGCGAAAAAGTCTAA
- a CDS encoding mechanosensitive ion channel family protein, whose product MPDIFTDLVASLLSNLRAPGLLEQVGLLLLSICLGWLLARVLRRVFTVNAVQPPAMQIGLGSFAKVLTPVLTLLLLILVKLLMQRLHQPVNLLRLVIPLVASLALMRFVFYVLRRIFARNTGVGTFLLLFEKTFGVLVWIGLLLYISGLWPDLVDYLDGTVLPIGRYKVSLLAIMQALVSVLVTLVIALWAGATIEERLMRMNTMHSSIRTVVARMARAFLILVAILLSLSLVGIDLTVLSVFGGALGVAIGLGLQKIASSYVSGFVILLERSLAIGDMVAVGTFYGKVTQINSRYTVLQGLDGIDTVVPNEIFMINSVQNYSLTNRVLRLSTQVTIIYQDDIESILLLLEQATIAVNRVSHEVLPQALLLKIGSDGLELEVGFWITDPENGRLNVLSDVNRAIWRVLQDKQIKIAQVKRDIKVLHEGNFGADSQQDSHIDSPQDRPNSKNSQ is encoded by the coding sequence ATGCCGGATATTTTTACTGACCTTGTCGCCAGTTTGCTCAGTAACTTGCGGGCGCCGGGCTTGCTTGAGCAGGTCGGCTTGCTGTTGCTCAGCATTTGTCTTGGCTGGTTGCTGGCCCGCGTATTGCGTCGCGTGTTTACAGTCAATGCGGTGCAGCCGCCGGCAATGCAAATCGGGCTGGGCAGTTTTGCCAAGGTACTGACGCCAGTTCTGACCCTGTTGCTGCTGATACTCGTCAAGTTGCTGATGCAAAGGCTGCACCAGCCGGTCAATCTATTGCGCCTGGTTATCCCGCTGGTTGCGTCGCTGGCGCTGATGCGCTTCGTGTTTTATGTGCTGCGCCGGATTTTTGCGCGTAATACTGGTGTCGGCACATTCCTGCTGCTGTTTGAAAAGACTTTCGGCGTGCTGGTCTGGATCGGCCTGCTGCTATATATCAGCGGCTTGTGGCCAGATCTGGTCGATTACCTCGATGGCACAGTGCTGCCGATCGGCCGCTACAAGGTGTCGCTGCTGGCGATCATGCAGGCGCTGGTATCGGTGTTGGTGACCCTGGTGATTGCGCTGTGGGCAGGCGCGACCATTGAAGAGCGCTTGATGCGCATGAACACCATGCATTCGTCGATCCGGACCGTGGTGGCGCGCATGGCGCGGGCATTCCTGATCCTGGTTGCGATCTTGCTCAGCTTGTCGCTGGTCGGGATTGACCTGACTGTGTTGTCGGTATTTGGCGGCGCCCTAGGTGTGGCCATCGGTTTGGGCTTGCAAAAGATCGCTAGCAGCTATGTGTCCGGCTTCGTCATCCTGCTCGAACGCAGCCTAGCCATCGGCGACATGGTCGCGGTCGGTACTTTTTACGGCAAAGTGACGCAGATCAATAGCCGCTACACAGTGCTGCAAGGCCTGGATGGGATCGATACGGTTGTACCGAATGAAATCTTCATGATCAATTCGGTCCAGAATTATTCGCTGACCAACCGCGTCCTGCGTCTATCGACTCAGGTGACCATCATTTATCAGGATGACATCGAAAGCATTTTGTTGCTTCTGGAGCAAGCAACGATTGCCGTCAATCGTGTCTCGCACGAGGTATTGCCGCAGGCATTGCTGCTGAAGATTGGGTCGGACGGGTTAGAGCTAGAAGTAGGCTTCTGGATTACCGATCCTGAGAACGGCCGGCTCAACGTGTTGTCTGATGTTAACCGCGCCATCTGGCGGGTGCTGCAAGACAAACAAATCAAGATTGCTCAGGTAAAACGGGATATTAAAGTATTGCACGAAGGTAATTTTGGGGCCGATTCGCAACAGGATTCGCATATAGATAGCCCGCAAGATCGGCCTAATTCCAAAAACAGTCAATAA
- a CDS encoding ABC transporter ATP-binding protein: MSAPTILSISGVNKRFGGLQALSEVNIQILKGQIYGLIGPNGAGKTTFFNVITGLYQADTGTFELAGKPYSPSAPHEVAKAGIARTFQNIRLFGEMTVLENVMVGCHVRTRQGVFGAVFRHKAARAEEAAIRRRSQELLDFVGIGRFGDRTARHLSYGDQRRLEIARALATEPQLLALDEPAAGMNATEKLALRELLVKIKNEGKTILLIEHDVKLMMGLCDRLTVLDYGKPIAEGLPAEIQKNPAVIEAYLGGGH; encoded by the coding sequence ATGAGCGCACCTACAATTCTGAGCATCTCCGGCGTCAATAAGCGATTTGGCGGCTTGCAGGCCCTGTCGGAAGTCAACATCCAGATCCTGAAAGGGCAGATCTACGGCCTGATCGGGCCGAACGGGGCTGGCAAGACGACTTTTTTCAACGTAATCACGGGTCTGTATCAGGCCGATACTGGCACTTTCGAACTGGCCGGTAAACCGTATTCGCCCTCGGCGCCGCATGAAGTGGCGAAAGCGGGAATCGCTCGCACATTCCAGAACATCCGCCTGTTCGGCGAGATGACCGTACTGGAAAACGTCATGGTCGGTTGCCACGTGCGTACCCGTCAGGGCGTGTTCGGCGCGGTGTTCCGCCATAAGGCGGCGCGCGCGGAAGAGGCAGCGATTCGCAGGCGTTCCCAGGAGCTGCTGGATTTCGTCGGCATTGGCCGTTTTGGCGATCGCACTGCGCGCCATCTGTCATACGGTGATCAGCGGCGCCTGGAAATCGCCCGTGCACTGGCGACCGAGCCGCAGTTGCTGGCGTTGGACGAACCTGCGGCTGGCATGAACGCAACCGAAAAACTGGCCCTGCGCGAGCTGTTGGTCAAAATCAAGAATGAAGGAAAAACCATTTTGCTGATCGAACACGATGTCAAGCTGATGATGGGCTTGTGCGATCGCCTGACCGTACTTGATTATGGCAAGCCGATTGCGGAAGGGCTGCCTGCCGAAATCCAGAAGAATCCGGCTGTGATTGAAGCCTATCTGGGAGGTGGTCACTGA
- a CDS encoding fatty acid desaturase, translating into MFNAILDFLSNGVTGASAWQVVVFTLVVTHITIAAVTIYLHRCQAHRALDLHPIPSHFFRFWLWLTTGMVTKEWASIHRKHHAKCDTEEDPHSPVTRGIKKVFWEGAELYRAESKNLETMEKFGHGTPDDWIEKNLYTKHSAWGIVAMMIIDIMLFGVIGITVWAVQMVWIPITAAGIINGIGHYWGYRNYDCNDAATNIIPFGIIIGGEELHNNHHTFGTSAKLSSKWYEFDIGWMYIRILEICGLAKVKKIAPAPKFNHAKLVPDLDTLQSVIANRYDVMAKYAKSLKSAWQEERGHLTDKAKLGAGFLKSSKKLLQREPTKLEAPQKQQLTELFLHSKALQTMHEMRVELGAIWERSHFTRDQLLHQLQDWCARAEASGIKSLQDFSLRLRSYS; encoded by the coding sequence GTGTTCAATGCAATTCTCGATTTTCTGTCGAATGGCGTAACAGGTGCTAGCGCTTGGCAGGTCGTGGTGTTCACGCTGGTCGTGACACACATCACGATCGCTGCGGTGACTATTTACCTGCATCGCTGCCAGGCGCATCGCGCCCTCGATCTGCACCCGATTCCTAGCCATTTCTTCCGGTTCTGGCTGTGGCTGACGACCGGTATGGTGACCAAGGAGTGGGCATCCATCCATCGTAAGCACCACGCCAAGTGCGACACCGAGGAAGATCCGCATAGCCCGGTCACGCGCGGCATCAAGAAGGTATTCTGGGAAGGCGCTGAGCTGTATCGCGCAGAATCGAAAAACCTGGAAACCATGGAAAAATTCGGCCATGGTACGCCTGACGACTGGATCGAGAAAAATCTCTACACCAAACACAGCGCCTGGGGCATTGTGGCGATGATGATTATCGATATCATGCTGTTCGGTGTTATCGGCATTACTGTCTGGGCTGTGCAAATGGTTTGGATCCCGATCACTGCCGCCGGCATCATCAATGGTATCGGTCATTATTGGGGCTACCGCAACTACGATTGTAACGACGCCGCGACCAACATCATTCCGTTCGGTATCATCATCGGCGGTGAAGAATTGCACAACAACCACCACACTTTCGGCACCTCGGCCAAATTGTCGTCGAAGTGGTATGAGTTCGATATCGGCTGGATGTATATTCGTATTCTGGAAATCTGTGGCCTGGCCAAGGTCAAGAAAATTGCACCGGCCCCCAAGTTCAATCACGCCAAACTGGTGCCGGATCTGGACACGCTGCAATCGGTGATCGCGAATCGTTATGACGTGATGGCCAAGTATGCGAAATCGCTGAAGAGTGCATGGCAGGAAGAGCGCGGTCATCTGACCGACAAAGCCAAGCTGGGAGCCGGTTTCCTGAAGTCATCTAAGAAACTCTTGCAACGTGAGCCGACCAAACTGGAAGCGCCGCAGAAACAGCAGCTGACAGAACTGTTCTTGCACAGCAAGGCACTGCAAACCATGCATGAAATGCGGGTTGAGTTGGGTGCAATCTGGGAGCGTTCGCATTTCACGCGTGATCAGTTGCTGCATCAATTGCAAGACTGGTGCGCACGCGCCGAAGCGTCCGGCATCAAGTCGTTGCAGGATTTCTCGCTGCGCTTGCGTAGTTATTCCTGA
- the purN gene encoding phosphoribosylglycinamide formyltransferase gives MRAMRSIVILISGRGSNMEAIVRAAQTEQWPARIAAVVSNRADAEGLKFAASQGIATAVVASKDYPDREQFDAALRVVIDGFAPDLVVLAGFMRILTAPFVEHYAGRMLNIHPSLLPSFPGMATHRQALMAGVKVHGATVHFVTAALDHGPIVAQAVVPVLEGDTEQSLEQRVLVEEHQIYPRAVRWFVEGRLSIEDGRVRNSEAGRQD, from the coding sequence ATGCGCGCCATGAGAAGCATTGTTATCCTGATTTCCGGGCGTGGCAGCAATATGGAAGCCATCGTCCGCGCCGCCCAAACCGAACAATGGCCAGCCAGAATCGCCGCCGTGGTGAGCAACCGGGCCGATGCTGAAGGCTTGAAATTTGCCGCCAGCCAGGGGATTGCAACAGCTGTGGTGGCCAGTAAAGACTATCCCGATCGTGAGCAGTTCGACGCTGCGCTGCGCGTCGTGATTGATGGCTTTGCTCCCGATCTGGTCGTGCTGGCCGGGTTCATGCGTATCCTGACTGCCCCCTTTGTCGAGCATTATGCTGGTCGTATGCTCAATATCCATCCGTCGCTGTTGCCGAGTTTTCCAGGCATGGCAACGCATCGGCAAGCGCTGATGGCCGGGGTCAAGGTGCATGGCGCGACCGTGCATTTCGTCACCGCCGCGCTGGATCACGGCCCGATTGTGGCGCAGGCCGTGGTGCCAGTACTGGAAGGCGATACCGAGCAGTCGTTGGAGCAGCGCGTGCTGGTTGAAGAGCATCAGATATATCCGCGCGCGGTACGCTGGTTTGTCGAAGGCCGGCTCAGCATCGAAGACGGGCGCGTGCGCAACAGCGAAGCCGGGCGCCAGGACTGA